GGGCAGCATTCAGGCGGGAGATACGGTTTGGCTGGCGGGAGGCAGCTACTCGGCACCCCTCACCATACAAGCGAGCGGCAGCCCGGGCAGCCCGGTGACGGTCCTGCGCGCGCGGTCAACCGATTCGGCGGCCGCAAGCGCGGCGGGATGGAACTCGAGTTTCGATTCCCAAGTGGCCTTTAGCGGGTCAAACTGGCCCTTCCTCTCGATCCCGGCCGGCCACGACATCACCGTCGACGGGCGGGTCGCTTCGGGCATCCTGCTCCAAATCCCCTCCAGCGGCGGGAACGCCTCGCAGGGGGCTCAAAACGGGAACGTCGCCAACGTGACGATCTCGAACGTCGAGATCATCGGGCCGTCCGCAACCTCGGGCCTGTCGTGGGGGCGCTATGGGTTCAATTGGGCCCCGAGCAGCAACACCGTTACCAACGTCACCTTCGATCATTGCATCGTTCACCAGCTTTGCGAAGCGTTCCGGGCGTCCAATTGGAACGGGGTCGTCATCCAGTATTGCACGATCCACGACCTGACGACCGACAATGTCGATCATGACGATATTTGTTATTCCTACCCGGGCCAGAACGTGACCTGGCGTTACAACACCTTTTATAACTCGCCGGACGACGGGCTGTTCTTCGAGTTCGGAGGCGCTACAAACTACTATTTCTACGGCAACGTATTTTATTCCTGCACCTACAGCATGATCACGTTTAAAACCGGAAGCTCCTATGGGCCGGTTTTCATTTACAATAACGTGTTCGCGGGCCGGGACCCAAGCCAGAGTTATGCCTACATCCAGGCGCAAGGCAGCGTGGCAAGCACCACCCAGTGCTACAACAACGTGTTTTTCAACGCGACCAACGGGATTGAGAACCAGAATGCCGTCAATACGGATTATAACGCCTATTACCCGGCGACCGTCAACGGATACTCGTGGCCGAGCGGCAGTGAACCGCACTCTTTCGCGCTTGGCACAAACCCCTTCATCAGCAGTACGACGGGAAATTTTCACCTGACCGCAGCCGGGGCGGCAGCGCTCCAGAAGGGCCTGCCCCTGACCACAAACGGCTTCATCAACAAGGACATGGATGGGAATACCCGGGGTGGCTCCGGGGGATGGACCATCGGGGCGTATCAGTACTCCAGCGGCAGCTCAACGCAGCAACCGACGCCGACGCCGCCGCCGCCGCCGACCGGTTTGCGAATCGCGGGCAGCTAGTCATCTGTCCTCAAAAGAAGCGGAGGGATAACCGGATCATGGCTATGGCGGGCGATGTCAAGGGTTGCTCCAACGAGGCTGAAGGTTAGGCGGCCAGGAGCACCCGACGGCGAAGTATGCCGAAGGTAGCCCGCCCGCACATTTGCCGCTTAATCAGCTTCAACTCGTGAATCCGGCCTTCAGCTTGGGTGCTCCTATAAGGCAGGGTCAGGGCGACCTTCACCGCCGCCTTACCCTGCTGCAACCCGGCCGCGAAGGTTTCCAAAGCCGGAATCGCGCCGGCGCCGGCGCCCGTGAACCAAGAGGTCAGGACGAGCAGTGGATCCGTCAGCGGTTGATCGCGGCCGGCGTTGCAGCGGCGCGCCAACCCGGTCAGGCGCTGAGCTAAATCTATACCGCGGGCCTTCGGGCGTTGCGCAACGCGGGTCAGGATCGCCGCTTCGGCCGGCCCCAAGTCTTCCCAGGCTTGGACCAACAAACAACCAAGCCGACTGCCGGGCCGAGGGCAACGGGGGCGCCGTCTGCGAAGGCAGCCGCAGCACCATATCGGCGCTGGTGGCCATGCCGTGGCCAGCCGCGCGGCAGGCTCCCCGCCCAGGGTAATGCCGGCCTGCCCTTGGGCGGTGGCCAGCCGCTGGCTGCGACGGGACAAGCCAGCCTCCCACAGAACCCCCTCTTCAGCACCTGCCGGCCGGGGCCGGTGCCGGGAGAAACACAAGGATTCCCCACTCTTTTAATCGGCAGTCGAATGGCAATGCCGGTCCGTCGTCAACCTGCCCCTGATGCCCTCGAGAAATGGTCCCGAGACAGGCAAGCCGTCGCTCGTGGCGGGGCCGCCTGACCCAACTGCCCTGGAATCAGATCAGGAATTTCCGAGATTTTTGCACCTGAAAGGGCACAGCTCTTTCTGAACGCAGCTACTTGATGTGGGCCTCAAGGTAAGCCTCGAGAGCCTTGATCAGGAGTTCGTCGGGAGAAAGGTGTTGTACGTCGCACACTTGCTTCAGCCTTCGCTGGTGCACCGGATTCAGGTGTACGGCGATCATCGGAGTCGCCACGGACTTGGTTTCCGTGGGGCCTGCGGTGACCGTGGGGGTGGTGGGATTTTGCATGTGGGACTTTGGCACGAAACGGATGATGGCGCACCTTGCGGTTTGCACGCCCGAACCGTGAAGCTCTTTCCGACGCAAAATTCCGCCCCCGCCCCGCGTCTGAGGGCACCGGCCGGGGAGAGGTGAGGGTAAGGGCGCCGAACGCAATCGCCACCCCAGGGCCGGGGCCCTTTTCTCCTTTTCGAGTTGGACGATGCCCTCGTTCCGTACACAAATCCGTCCTTCGGCCGGCCGCTGAGGCGGCCCCTTGGCCGGGCCAGGATTCAAAGCGCTCACGTTCCCGGCACGAACACCAGGTCGACCCAGTAATTGGCCGCGTTGTAGGTGTTCGAGGGAAAGCTGCCGCTGCCGCCGTACGCGTAAACGCCGTTGCCGCCGCTGGACCCGCTGGCCGGGGCCGTCAAAGAGCCGTTAGTGTACGAATTGCTGAAGTAGTAGTCATCCTCCGAATAGTACCCGTTCGTATGGTAGGACACGATGTAAGTCGTGCCCGCCGCGACCGCAACCGGGTTCTGAAGCGTCACCTGTTGCCAGCCGCTCGCGGACTCCCCGGAAAAAGTCGCCGAGGCCAGAAGGGTGCCGGTTGAACTCCAGAGGTGCGCATCGTGCGTACCGGTGTTTTGCGGGCCCTTGTAAAAGCAGATCGCGGTGATCTTGCCTGCGGTGGCCACCGTAAACTTCACGCCAAGCTCGACCGCGTTGGGGTCGTCGATCGTCACGTTGGACGGCACGGACCCCGAGTTGAACAGGCCGGACCCCACCGTGATCGGAGCGGGCGATGACGAGACGCTGGGCGTGTACGACACCTCATTTGAGGGCGCGCTTTCGAGCCCTGCGCCGTTATAGGCCGTAACGGCAAAAAAGTACGTTTGCCCGGCGGTCAGGCTTGAGATGGTGGCGCTGAGATTATTTCCCGCATCAGTGACCTGGGTGTAGCTGCCGCTGGACAGCCCGTAATGCACGTGGTAGCCGGTGACGCCGCTGCTGCCGCTGGCGTTCCACCCCAACGAGACGCTCTGAGCCGCTGCTGCCGTCACCCACGATAGGGCGGGCAACAACCATGCGGCCAGCCGCAGGGCGGCCGTCCGCCGCTGCGCGGACGATCGATAAGCGCACCGTTTTGGTCGGACGACGTCGCGGGGCGGCCGGTTTGATGGCTCAAAACGGTACGTACGGTTCAGGGGCGTCGGTGGCACGGCAGATTGCATATCTCAATTTTTTTCTGTTATCGTTGCTTATGCGCAGTGTAAGCGAGGCCTGGAATCTCCGGGCGGGTTGTGTGCTTACAGCACCCTGTGCGGAGTTCCGGTCTCGCATTGGTTCACTCCCTATGCAAGCCTAGATGTTCATGATGAAGAACTTTTTTTGGCCGGGTAAGTAGAAGGTGTGGATCGAGTACACGGTGTGAACAGAGTACAAAAAATAAACCGACTAAAATGGTCTGAATCAAAAGGCAAGTAGAAGATGATGAAGAAGAGGTAAGTAGAAGAACTGGTAAGAGAGGTAAGGAGAAGATACGGAGGTAAGGAAAACGCCCCTTGGGTTCAGCCGACAATCCCGTGGAGCTTGCATTTTGGTTCAGGAGGAGCGGCGATCGGATTTTGCATTCGAAAGGGCTCCGCGCGTGCCGAGGGCCCCGAGTAGACGCGGCTGATAGGCTGAAGCCGGCGAGGGGAGCTCACCGGTCGGCGCCGAGCCGGCCCAAGTACCCGGCGAACGGTACGGGAGAGCGCCTTCCCGCGCTGTCATTGAGCTAAGTACGCAGGCAAAACTTCGTTTGCATAATTGGTGCTTGAACCCGCAGTTTCACGGCGTTTTTCCGGATCGCATGCGTACGAACTTTTGCCCACCCGCTTGGCCTTTTGCCCAGAACGACCGCCCGTCAGGATAGGGGCCTTGACGCAGAAATCTCCCGTTCCCCGCGCACGCTTGACGCCCGGTACACAAGAATGCGGCCGCCGACCGCCTACTCTGCGGAGCGCCCGGCACTTCGGTGTTTAGCCGCTTGAGAAAATCCCCCATTAACCGATTACGGCGCGATCTCCGCGATGAAACGTCCTCAACGGTAGTGCGACAGCCCGATCGGGTCTTGACGATGAGAACCGTTTCGGCCTTCTCCAACGTCTTGCCTTCCTAACGGTAGGTACCCGTGATCGGAAACAATTGGTGCAGACCGCGAGCTGTTTCTCCAGCAGACCGCGGCGGCTCCGGCGTGCTTCGTCGCCCGGGCGACCCGATCCCGGGCTGCTTGTCCGATCTGCATTACGGTAAGCACGCCGTCCAGAGCCGGGGCCATCCGTCCGATCGGCCCAGCCTCGGTCACGCGGTTTGTCTGAACCTTTTGGTGCGCCGCTTCCGGCGCCGCACCCCGGGCTACCCACGGCAGACGTTTGCCGGGCTTTTGGTAACGTTGCTCATTTCCCCCAGGCTCGTCGCACCCGGCGGCCGGCCATGCGCACCGGCGCCGGCGCGGTACTGCGCCTGGTGCGCGGCCGCCGCCCCCGGCCCTCCCCCTTATAAATACTAGAATTATTCAGCATTCCGTCGAGTGACCGGGACGAATAAAACGGGGTAGAAGTGTGAATCTTACTGAATCTTACTGTAAAGAGAACAGGAGTAGTAACCACCGATGCAAACCCGTAGTAACGTGACGCGCGCTTTCTTTGCCCTTTGTAACCGCCCTTTCGGCAAACGCGTGGCTTGGCGAAGGAACCTCCTCCACGGTCTGATGCTGGCGGCAGGCCCGGCATGGCCGTTGCTGGCGCCTGCTGCGGAAGCGCAGGGAAGCTACACCCTCACCGACCTGGGCACCCTCGGTGGGAACTACAGCGAGGCCTCCGGGGTCAACAACCTCGGCCAAGTGGTGGGCCTCTCGACCACGGCCTCTGACCCCAGCGGGGCGGGCGACGGTCCGGAGCACGCCTTCCTCTACAGCGGCGGCAGCATGCACGACCTGGGCACTCTGGGCGGCGTCGAGAGCGAGGCCTCCGGAGTCAACGATCTCGGCCAGGTCGTCGGGGATTCGGACACGCTGGGCAATGCCACGACCCACGCCTTCCTTTATGGCGGCGGCCGCATACGGGACCTGGGCACCCTGGGTGGCGCCAACAGCTACGCTGCCGCGGTCAACCGCCTCGGCCAGGTCGTCGGTTATTCGCAGGCGCTGGGCAACGCCACGACCCATGCCTTCCTTTATGGCGGCGGCCGCATGCAGGACCTGGGTACCCTCGGCGGGCCTTCCAGCTACGCTTCCGGGATTAATGACCTCGGCCAGGTCGTCGGGTATTCGTATACGCTCGGCGGCAGTACCACCCACGCTTTCCTTTACAGCGACGGCCGGATGCGGGACCTGGGCACCCTCGGGGGGACCAAAAGCTATGCCTGGGGAATTAACGACCGCGGCCAGGTCGTCGGGGATTCGTTTACGCCGGGCAACGTTGCAACCCACGCCTTTCTTTACAGCGACGGCCGGATGCAGGACCTGGGCACCCTCGGCGGGACCTCCAGCTACGCTTACGGGATTAATAACCGGGGCGAGGTCGTCGGTTCTTCCTACACGTCGGGCGATAACGCGCTGCACGCTTTCGTTTACAGCAACGGCCGGATGCAGGACCTGGGCACCCTCGGCGGGACCAATAGCGGCGCCTCAGGGGCCAACGATCTGAACCAAGTCGTCGGCGCTTCGACGACGGCCGGTATCGCTCCGGTCCACGCGTTCCTTTACAGCGCCAACCTCGTTAAAACTCGCCCTTGACCGGACCGGCACGGCGGCGTTGCCTGGATGCGAACGGGGATTTCTCCGTCCATGCCCGGGAGGCTTCCCCGCTGGTCGATTAGGTTGCCCGCCAGATCGGGGACCGGGCAACCCGCGGCCGGCGCCAACCCTGTACCGGGCCGGCATGGGTGCGCCGGCCCGCTTTTGGCCTCGGCGTCCCACTCGTACCCTTGCAGGTCCTGCACCAACAAGGTCCTGTTGCCCTGAGGCGTGCCGGCCATGAACCGCGTCTTTCAGAAAACCTCGTTGCCTTCAGTTGCCCTTGAGTCGCCGTGTCCGCTCAACCGGGAAGGAGTCGGTCGTGACGACAACGTCGACCCAGTAGTTGCTCGCATTATAGGTGTCTTTGGGAAAACTGCTCGTGACCCCGTACGTGTAAACGCCGTTGCCGCCGCTGGTGCGGTCAGCGCAGGCCAGGAGCGAGCCGTTCTTACGGGCGATTGTGAAATAGCTACCATCGGCCGAGTAATGGCCGCTGTCCGTGTGGTAGGAGGCGACGTACGTGGTGTTGGCCAAGATCGGCACCGGCCTCGGCAGGTCGACCTGCTGCCAGCCGCTGGCCGATTCACCCGAGAAGACCGCCCGGGCCAATACGCTGCCCGAAGCGCTCCAGAGGTGAGCCGTGTGCGACCCCGTGTTCTCGGGACCCTTGTAAAATCGGATCGCAATCACCTTGCCGGCAGTCAAGCTCTGGAACTTGACGCCCAATTCCACCGGGTGGCTGTCGTTGACGGTGATAATGGACGGCGCAGCACCGGGCTTGAACAGGCTCACCGCACCTGCCGTGTACACTATTTCGCTTGAGGGTGAGCTTTCGAGTCCTTCGCGGTTATAAGCGGTAACGGCAAAAAAGTAGGTCCGTCCGTTGGTCAGACCAGAGATGGTTGCGGTGAGGCGGCTGCCCGCGTCGCTGGTGTGGGTGTAGACGCCGCTGGCTATGCCGTAGTGAATACGATAGCCGACGATGCCGGAGGCGGGATTGGGATCCCAAGCCAGCGTAACGGTCTGAGCGGCTTGGGCCCCCATCGCCCAGGCCGCTGCGAGCAGGAGCGACACCGCCACGCAGAGGGTGGCCGACCATCGATGCGCCGGCGACCGGTCCGGCAGAAGTTGCCGCGGCCGGGCGGTGTCACCGGGCATCTGCCGGTTCGATAACACAGGGCACCGCGCGCCCCGGGTGACGTTAATGGCACGAAGTGCACCAGATATTTTGACGGCTTTTAGCGATATGAACATCGAAAATACGATACGATGCGGCGATTTGACGCGAAAAGCCAGCAGCGCTCAAAAGGCGAGGCGCCTTGAGGCGGATGTCGCATTTTCGATGCTCGCATCAACAAGCGGGGTTTTACCGAGCTACGCCGGCTGCCGATCGTTCCGATGGATGGCGATGGTGAGATGATCTGGAAGTGGATGACCGCTGCCTTGCGGGAATAAAAATCTACATTGCCCCTTATTACGTGCCCAACGGATTCTATTCGGAAGACGGAAACTACTTTCTTGATTCGCTTGCTAGCGGATTACTAACGGCTCCAGCCGGCGCGGCTGGCGGCGGCAACGGCGTTTACGCGTATGGAAGTAGCGGCGGCTTTCCCTCTTACATCTACGGCGCGGCCAGTCATACTATTTCGAGCAGCATCGACGTGAAATTCTGTCTTAAGCCCAACGGGCCGGGAGAGCTTAGCGCAGAGTTTTATCCCACTGCCACTTAGTTAAGGATACAAGGCCGGGTATTGCTTTCGTCCCTCCAGGACGAAAGCAATACCCGGCCTTGTATCCTTAACTAAGTGGCAGCAGCGTAAACCCTGGGCTATGTTCCAGCGCCCCTTCGGGGCTGAAATCCGGTCGAACGGTTGCCGGGATAATCAATCGTCCAAATGGTATAGCGCCGTGCGGAGCACCCGGCAGCCTCCCCTCCGCCGGCATTCCACCGGGATAATTGTCCAAAGGGTGTTAGCGGGTTGCGGTGGTTTTTGTACCGGGTTCGTGACCTTGTAGCGATATGAGCCCCCCCGCGTGGCGCGGCCGAGCGCCTTGGAGCGGGCGAAAGCCCCCGGTAAGAGCCGTGCGCCCAAATCCTGGTGGTTCCGGGATTTGGGCGCGCCCTGGGCGAAATCGGGCGTACCGAAAACGCCCCCGCTAATCTGAAGTCTCTGGCTGAGGATAAACGATTACGAAAGCACGGGTGACCGGGAGCTACTGTACATTGACGATGTAGCCGAATAGACCGTGGCTTTCGCCGGCGATGCCGGCCGTGAAGTAGAGGCGGCTGCCATAGAAGAACAGCGCAAAAAGGGAATCGATGGCTATCGGTTGGCCCTTCGCATTCTGCAACGTCCCGACATACGTTCCGACCCCGGTACTGATGTCGAAGGCATTCACGTGGCCATCCCCGTAGTTGCCGACCAGCAGGGTCTGAGGGCCGAATTTGCCGAACGCGTCCGGCACCACGGCAAGCCCCCAGGGGCTGTTCAGCGGGCCCTGAGAAATCAGGCGTTGCTGCAGCTTACCGTCGAGGTCAAACGCGTCGACAAAGCCGTTGCCCGGCGCGTTGTCTTCCTCCACTGCCGCCGGCAACAACTGCTTTGCGTACGTCACATAAATCAGTCCATTGATGTTCGCGATGCCGAACGGCGCAAATCCGGCCGGCAGATTCGGGTCCACAAAGCCGCCCGCGGGGGTTACCGGAGTAAACGTGCTGTCGAAGACATCGACTTTCCCGTTGTGGAAATCCGTTGCGTAGAGTCGTACGTCCCCACTTGGCAGGGTGGCTAAAGCGAGGCCTTTGTAGACGGCCCCCTTGGCTGAGTTGTCCACCGCTATGACGGCGTTGGACAGGTTCACGTCCGGGTTCCAAGCCGAGATGGTGCCGCTCTCGGCCGCGAAGATCAGGGTCGCAGGTTGTGCATTCGCCCCGATCAGAAATCCGTTCGCGATCGGGGGGTTGAAAACGACGCCGGTAGGCCAGGAACTCGCTCCGGAATTTGTAAGGGAGGTTGGATCGATGGTGCCAGCGAGTGGGATAGTGACCGTGAACACCGGCGACGTGTTGCTCGGAACCAGCGGAACGGGCGTGCCATCGGCCTGATAACAGGTCGAGGCGCCGGGATTGTTGTCGGCAATCCAGAAATTGTTTGTGTAAGGATTCAGGGCCAAACCCCATGCACATGACAAATTGGGGTCTGTATTCTGGGCAACCCCGGCAATGTCGCTCTGCAGGTTGACCCAGTTGAACACGGTTCCGGCAGGAGTTCCTTCGGTTCCTCCAGGATTTCCTCCTTCCTGCGCCTGAACACGTTCCGAGAGGAAAACACTCGGAAAGAACTGCAACGTGCAAGCGACGGCAATGGCGCCGATGTTAAAACGGCGAAGGATGTAAGAATGATTACGCATTTTCATAATGTAGGTTCTTTGCGGGCACCCGCCGCCGAATGGCCGTGACTACGAGGTCTACACAGGCCAACCCCGCCGGGGGGTGGGCTACCTGCCTCCATGCCTACCAAACTTGCGCGGTTATTTCAATTCAAATTAGAAGGAGATGCAGTTACGTGCGCGTCAGGACACTGCCTCGCGGCATCAGGCAGCGGCTGGGTGAGACCGAAGCAGCGGCAGTCGTCCTTCACATGGTCGAGACCATTGGCTAGCCCCGTCGGTCCTCTGCGTGGTGGCTAGTCAGATTCTCCATATTCATTCCTGGCTATATAATAAGTCCATTTACGAACTAATTTATCTACTAAGGCGAAAGCCCTTTGGCACACGAAATCATCATGCAAAGTGCGAACCCTTGGCGGGTCAGGTGTGCACGTCGCGGCTTTACGCGTGCCGGGATTTACGTCCGTTGAGTCAACGCCGCGTTATGCGGGCGCTGTTTATTTGACCGGATCCCGTTTGGTTTGATTTGGCCCAGGCCGGAGTTTAAGCTCGCGGGGTGCCAGGCTTGAGGGGGGCTTGCCGGGCCTGCATCGGTTTCCCTCGTGAGCCGTTTGGCTGGAACCCAGTAGAACGCTTGCATGACGCCAGATTCAAGGTTGACCGTCGTTATCCCGGCTTTCAACGAGGAGAAGACGATCGGAGCGGTATTGACCCGGTTGTTTGAATGCGTTCCGACGTTGTTTGAAGTCCTGATCGTCGACGACGCTTCGCGGGACGGGACGGCTGAACAATGCCGGGTGTTTGCCGAACGCGAAACGCGGATCCGGGTGCTTACTCACCGTCAAAACCTGGGAAAGACGGCAGCGTTGAGAACCGCTTTCGAGCACGCTCACGGAGACATCATCGTCATCCAGGATGCCGACCTGGAGTATGATCCGCAGGAAATACCGGCTTTGATCGATCCGATCGTGCTCGGCAAGGCTGACGTTTGTCTGGGTTCGCGATTTCTTGTACGCAAAGCGGGCCGGGTTCTCTACTTTCGGCACTTTCTGGCCAACAAAGTTTTGACCTTGCTCAGCAACATTCTGACCGATTTAAACCTGACAGACATCGAGACCGGCTATAAAGCGGCTCGAGGCGTGATTTTCCGCTCCATGCTGATCGAATCACGAGGCTTTGGATTCGAGATTGAGTTCGTGGCGAAGTGCCGGAAAATCGACGCACGCATTTATGAGGTGCCGATTTCCTACTACGGGCGCACTTACGAGGAAGGCAAGAAAATCGGCGTTAAGGACGGCATCGACGCCCTCTGGTACATTCTGAAATTCAACCTCTTGCGCAATAAGGCCGCCAGCTTCCGCAGCGAACCGCGGCTCAGTTAATGACCACCCGAAATCATCCGCAACCGTGACAGAAATTTTCGGATCGACGTGGTGGCTGGATCACCTGATGTTAGGCTTGGGCATGGCAAGTTTTCTTTACATGCTGATCACCCGGTGACCCGGTCCAGGTGTAAAGTGGTGCTGAAAGCTGGTCACCCTGCGCCCACAAAGGGAGTTCCCCATAGGATTTAAGGGGAATCTCGACGCGCCCAGGAACCAACCGGATGCCCCTTACTCAGATCCGGTTCGGGTGGTTTACAGGTATCCGGCATACCTGATCGCGGCGCGGTAATGGTGCAGGATTTGTTTGAGGCTGAAGATGATGGCAGAGATCTGGTTCTCGCCGGACTGCTGGCGGGGCGTGCACAGGCTCAGGCAGAACGGGCGCGGCCGCACGTGGCCGGTATTAAAAATCGATGCCGGTTCAAAGCCGGCGGACGGCCGGAGCCGGATCGGTTCCGGTGCGAGCGGCACGAACCGCTGTGCCAGCTCGACGGCCGGCCAGAGCACCTCGGTGGCGATCAACCGACTGCAGGTCCGTATCTGAAACCCGGAGATCGGCTGATTGCCCTGGATGAAAATAACCGCGTCAAACGCGTTGCCCTCAAGCTCCCGTTCAAAGAAGCGGACGGCAGGATCGGCCGACCCGCACCAGAAATCATTCGTGAACTCGCGGCCGCCGCTACCGCGCGGTCGTGGGTTGGCCTGCGGGTAGCCGAACAGGGCATAGTCCTGCGCGAGCAGGGAGGCGAGATCGAGCTCGACCAGGAGTTTGGCGAGGGCGGCGCTGCCCACCGTATCCTCAGCGCTCAAGCCGGCAATCAGGGCCAGGCGAATCGGAAGGCCCCGGCCTCGTGGACCGATCAAAACGAAACTCGGGATTACTTTCCCGCCTGCGCGAAAGCTCCGCCACCTTGCCAGGCTGGCTGACTGGTGAGCCAGGGCGTTCAGGGGCGCTAACCAGCTTTCATTCGATTCAAGCGCAGGCGGGAGCGTACAGGACGGACCGGAGGCGAGTTGGTTCGGCATGAGCATTGGCGTTGGCGTTAAGGTGGAAGGCACCAGCGTCAGCGATGGCTGGTGATGAACGCCAGCATAGGCAACGGCGAGCTTAATGTCTACTTTTTTAATAGGGTTTATGCGCGCCTGAGAGCGGGCACACCGCGGCCACAGCGGGAGAAAGCGGGCACGACGACTGAGTTCACACGGTCACACGGCGGGCACAGGGAAAAGGCGGGCACAACGACTGAGTTCACACGGCGAACACGGCGAGCCACGGCGACCACGGCGGGAAGAGGGGGAAAGCGTTCGGAGTTCGGAGTTCGGAGTTCGGAGTTCGGAGTTCGGAGTTCGGAGTTCGGAGTTCGGAGCGGCAGCATGGGGGCGAGATGCCGATGTCAAGCTCCGGTTTCGTGGATCCTTTTCTGCGTTCTTCTGCGTGTTCTGCGGATGATTCCGTCTTCCCGCCGGGCGAGCCTGACCTTCGGGGGGAGATCGGACCTGGTTCTACGACGCCTCCGAGCTCCGAACGCCGAACCCCGAGCTCCGAACTCCTCCTCCTCTTCCCGCCGTGTTCGCCGTGGCTCGCCGTGTTCGCCGTGTGAACTCTTACGTGGTGCCCGCCTTTTCGCTGTGCCCGCCGTGTGACCGTGTGAACTCTTAGGTTGTGCCCGCCCGACCGAAGGCACCCTCCTGCATAAGTTCCCGGATCGGCCTGCGCCCGGATGGCTCCTCGCGCTCGCGCAACGTTTCGGGTAATTTGCCGGGATCACCTGGATGTCCGGCGGCAAACATCGCGACCACCGCATAATCATCGGGTACGGCGAGAACCGTGCGGGCCTTCTCAAAATCGAAGCCTTGCATCGCGTGAACGACCAATCCCATCACCGTGCCCTGGAGGGCGAGATTTTCGTAGGCGAGGCCGCAGTCAAACACGTGCACGGGGTTGGGTTTACCGGTTTTCTGAAACGTCTTGTGGGCGAGAATGACGGTCAGCAACGCGGCATTCTGGCACCAGGCCCGGTTGCCTTCGACGAGCAGGTCGAAGAACAAGGGCCACGACGGCGTGTCGCGCCGCGCGTAAAGAAAGCGCCATTCCTGTTCGTTATAAGTCGACGGGGCCCAGCGGGCGGCTTCAAAGAGGGTGAACAGTTCCTGTTCGCTGAACGGTTCTCCGCTCATGGCGCGAGGTGACCAGCGCTTCAGGAAAAGCGGTTCGATGGGAAAATCAGCCATTCGGTGCTGCTCGGCTCTTGGCAATTGACTCATAACCGCATTCTCTTGCGGCTAATGCCGATGTCAATGCTGCGGTAAAACCGGCTGCCTGATCACCGGCCGGCTGCAACGGTAGATAGAACGGTTTTCCACCTAACAAAAGCCCGGTTACCCCCCCTGTTTTCTATCCGGATGATGATCCCGGATGGAAGGTTAGGCGCGGGCAGGGCCGCGCTTCTATCAGTTAGGATGTGTTAGGTTAGGTTCCAAGGCAGTGGCAGACCGTTTCCCGGTCAGAAGCATCCAGGTGCTTGCAATGCCGTCCGGGATGGCCTAGCCTGTGTTTTTCCGGAGCATCCCCTATGGCTCACAAACTCATTGACCTTCTGAAAGGGCTCGATGACGACGTGCGGGTTCATGACGGGTTGACCACGTGCGAACCGTGGTGCCTTGTCCACGCGCTCACCGATGCCGGCTTCCAGGACGAAGCCCGTTACCGTTTGGACTCTCACCGCATCGTGCGTCTCGATGACCATGGACGCCAGGAAATCTCGGTCGTCTATACGCTGGACCGCTACCCGGACGCCAAAGACGTGCAAAAATCGGTCTTTGACCTCCTGGAGGCGATGACGGGTGAAGAGCGTAAAGCCTGTACGCAGCGGTCCCTGGCTGCAGCGTTTGGAAGCTGCGAAAGCATCCGCGCCTTCATGGAAACGTACGCCGAAGACGGGGAGGATGCCGGGGCCGTGGCGCAGCGATACGTGAACGCGGCGCGCT
The nucleotide sequence above comes from Verrucomicrobiota bacterium. Encoded proteins:
- a CDS encoding DUF4082 domain-containing protein, with the protein product MQSAVPPTPLNRTYRFEPSNRPPRDVVRPKRCAYRSSAQRRTAALRLAAWLLPALSWVTAAAAQSVSLGWNASGSSGVTGYHVHYGLSSGSYTQVTDAGNNLSATISSLTAGQTYFFAVTAYNGAGLESAPSNEVSYTPSVSSSPAPITVGSGLFNSGSVPSNVTIDDPNAVELGVKFTVATAGKITAICFYKGPQNTGTHDAHLWSSTGTLLASATFSGESASGWQQVTLQNPVAVAAGTTYIVSYHTNGYYSEDDYYFSNSYTNGSLTAPASGSSGGNGVYAYGGSGSFPSNTYNAANYWVDLVFVPGT
- a CDS encoding transposase, whose protein sequence is MLVQAWEDLGPAEAAILTRVAQRPKARGIDLAQRLTGLARRCNAGRDQPLTDPLLVLTSWFTGAGAGAIPALETFAAGLQQGKAAVKVALTLPYRSTQAEGRIHELKLIKRQMCGRATFGILRRRVLLAA
- a CDS encoding HAF repeat-containing protein; translation: MLAAGPAWPLLAPAAEAQGSYTLTDLGTLGGNYSEASGVNNLGQVVGLSTTASDPSGAGDGPEHAFLYSGGSMHDLGTLGGVESEASGVNDLGQVVGDSDTLGNATTHAFLYGGGRIRDLGTLGGANSYAAAVNRLGQVVGYSQALGNATTHAFLYGGGRMQDLGTLGGPSSYASGINDLGQVVGYSYTLGGSTTHAFLYSDGRMRDLGTLGGTKSYAWGINDRGQVVGDSFTPGNVATHAFLYSDGRMQDLGTLGGTSSYAYGINNRGEVVGSSYTSGDNALHAFVYSNGRMQDLGTLGGTNSGASGANDLNQVVGASTTAGIAPVHAFLYSANLVKTRP
- a CDS encoding DUF4082 domain-containing protein produces the protein MPGDTARPRQLLPDRSPAHRWSATLCVAVSLLLAAAWAMGAQAAQTVTLAWDPNPASGIVGYRIHYGIASGVYTHTSDAGSRLTATISGLTNGRTYFFAVTAYNREGLESSPSSEIVYTAGAVSLFKPGAAPSIITVNDSHPVELGVKFQSLTAGKVIAIRFYKGPENTGSHTAHLWSASGSVLARAVFSGESASGWQQVDLPRPVPILANTTYVASYHTDSGHYSADGSYFTIARKNGSLLACADRTSGGNGVYTYGVTSSFPKDTYNASNYWVDVVVTTDSFPVERTRRLKGN
- a CDS encoding DUF4082 domain-containing protein, which codes for MEVDDRCLAGIKIYIAPYYVPNGFYSEDGNYFLDSLASGLLTAPAGAAGGGNGVYAYGSSGGFPSYIYGAASHTISSSIDVKFCLKPNGPGELSAEFYPTAT
- a CDS encoding right-handed parallel beta-helix repeat-containing protein; this encodes GSIQAGDTVWLAGGSYSAPLTIQASGSPGSPVTVLRARSTDSAAASAAGWNSSFDSQVAFSGSNWPFLSIPAGHDITVDGRVASGILLQIPSSGGNASQGAQNGNVANVTISNVEIIGPSATSGLSWGRYGFNWAPSSNTVTNVTFDHCIVHQLCEAFRASNWNGVVIQYCTIHDLTTDNVDHDDICYSYPGQNVTWRYNTFYNSPDDGLFFEFGGATNYYFYGNVFYSCTYSMITFKTGSSYGPVFIYNNVFAGRDPSQSYAYIQAQGSVASTTQCYNNVFFNATNGIENQNAVNTDYNAYYPATVNGYSWPSGSEPHSFALGTNPFISSTTGNFHLTAAGAAALQKGLPLTTNGFINKDMDGNTRGGSGGWTIGAYQYSSGSSTQQPTPTPPPPPTGLRIAGS